The following coding sequences lie in one Chelonia mydas isolate rCheMyd1 chromosome 6, rCheMyd1.pri.v2, whole genome shotgun sequence genomic window:
- the KLC1 gene encoding kinesin light chain 1 isoform X10, whose translation MYDNMSTMVYLKEEKLEKLTQDEIISKTKQVIQGLEALKNEHNSILQSLLETLKCLKKDDETNLVEEKSNMIRKSLEMLELGLSEAQVMMALSNHLNAVESEKQKLRAQVRRLCQENQWLRDELASTQQKLQKSEQSVAQLEEEKKHLEFMNQLKKYDDDISPSEDKDTDSTKEPLDDLFPNDEDDPGQGIQQQHSSAAAAAQQGGYEIPARLRTLHNLVIQYASQGRYEVAVPLCKQALEDLEKTSGHDHPDVATMLNILALVYRDQNKYKDAANLLNDALAIREKTLGRDHPAVAATLNNLAVLYGKRGKYKEAEPLCKRALEIREKVLGKDHPDVAKQLNNLALLCQNQGKYEEVEYYYQRALEIYQTKLGPDDPNVAKTKNNLASCYLKQGKFKQAETLYKEILTRAHEREFGSVDDENKPIWMHAEEREECKGKQKDGSSFGEYGGWYKACKVDSPTVTTTLKNLGALYKRQGKFEAAETLEEAAMRSRKQKQTARNRKEQRSYLQTLYPKMC comes from the exons ATGTATGACAATATGTCCACAATGGTGTATCTAAAGGAAGAGAAGTTGGAGAAGCTTACTCAAGATGAAATAATTTCTAAAACTAAGCAGGTGATTCAGGGACTAGAGGCACTGAAGAATGaacacaattccattttgcagagCTTACTTGAGACATTGAAATGTTTGAAGAAAGATGATGAAACTAATCTGGTGGAAGAAAAATCAAACATGATTCGAAAGTCGCTGGAAATGTTGGAACTTGGACTTAGCGAAGCACAG GTAATGATGGCCTTGTCAAATCACTTAAATGCAGTGGAATCAGAGAAGCAGAAATTGCGTGCTCAGGTTCGCCGGCTATGCCAGGAGAATCAGTGGTTGCGTGATGAACTAGCCAGTACTCAACAGAAATTACAGAAGAGTGAACAGTCTGTGGCTCAgctggaagaagaaaagaaacacttGGAATTCAtgaatcagttaaaaaaatatgATGATGATATTTCTCCATCA GAAGACAAAGACACAGATTCTACCAAAGAACCTCTGGATGACCTTTTCCCCAATGATGAAGATGACCCAGGGCAAGGAA TTCAACAGCAGCATAgcagtgctgcagcagctgctcaacAAGGTGGCTATGAAATTCCAGCAAGATTAAGGACTCTTCATAATCTGGTTATCCAGTATGCTTCCCAAGGTAGATATGAGGTTGCTGTACCCCTGTGTAAACAAGCACTTGAAGATCTGGAGAAGACTTCAGGTCATGATCATCCGGATGTTGCCACTATGCTAAACATACTTGCTTTGGTGTACAG GGACCAGAACAAATACAAAGATGCAGCAAACCTCTTGAATGATGCCTTGGCTATTCGTGAAAAGACTTTGGGCAGAGATCATCCAGCG GTGGCAGCTACCCTAAACAATCTTGCAGTGCTTTATGGTAAACGAGGAAAGTACAAGGAGGCAGAACCTTTGTGTAAGAGAGCTTTGGAGATCAGAGAAAAG GTCCTGGGGAAGGATCACCCAGATGTTGCCAAACAGTTAAATAACCTGGCCTTACTGTGTCAGAATCAGGGTAAATATGAAGAGGTGGAGTACTACTATCAAAGGGCACTTGAGATCTACCAAACTAAACTAGGACCAGATGACCCAAATGTAGCAAAAACAAAGAATAATCTG gCATCCTGCTATTTGAAACAGGGAAAATTTAAGCAAGCAGAAACTTTATACAAAGAGATTCTTACTCGTGCACATGAAAGGGAATTTGGCTCTGTAGATG ATGAAAATAAACCCATCTGGATGCATGctgaggagagagaagaatgcaAA GGAAAGCAAAAAGATGGCTCGTCCTTTGGAGAGTATGGTGGTTGGTACAAAGCTTGCAAAGTTGATAG tccaACAGTAACAACTACCTTAAAGAACCTTGGAGCACTTTACAAACGTCAAGGCAAGTTTGAAGCTGCTGAAACATTAGAAGAGGCAGCAATGAGGTCTCGTAAGCAG AAGCAGACTGCCAGGAATAGGAAAGAGCAAAGGAGTTACTTACAAACCTTATACCCAAAAATGTGCTGA
- the KLC1 gene encoding kinesin light chain 1 isoform X5 produces the protein MYDNMSTMVYLKEEKLEKLTQDEIISKTKQVIQGLEALKNEHNSILQSLLETLKCLKKDDETNLVEEKSNMIRKSLEMLELGLSEAQVMMALSNHLNAVESEKQKLRAQVRRLCQENQWLRDELASTQQKLQKSEQSVAQLEEEKKHLEFMNQLKKYDDDISPSEDKDTDSTKEPLDDLFPNDEDDPGQGIQQQHSSAAAAAQQGGYEIPARLRTLHNLVIQYASQGRYEVAVPLCKQALEDLEKTSGHDHPDVATMLNILALVYRDQNKYKDAANLLNDALAIREKTLGRDHPAVAATLNNLAVLYGKRGKYKEAEPLCKRALEIREKVLGKDHPDVAKQLNNLALLCQNQGKYEEVEYYYQRALEIYQTKLGPDDPNVAKTKNNLASCYLKQGKFKQAETLYKEILTRAHEREFGSVDDENKPIWMHAEEREECKGKQKDGSSFGEYGGWYKACKVDSPTVTTTLKNLGALYKRQGKFEAAETLEEAAMRSRKQGLDNVHKQRVAEVLNDPESIEKRRSRESLNVDVVKYESGPDGGEEVSMSVEWNGA, from the exons ATGTATGACAATATGTCCACAATGGTGTATCTAAAGGAAGAGAAGTTGGAGAAGCTTACTCAAGATGAAATAATTTCTAAAACTAAGCAGGTGATTCAGGGACTAGAGGCACTGAAGAATGaacacaattccattttgcagagCTTACTTGAGACATTGAAATGTTTGAAGAAAGATGATGAAACTAATCTGGTGGAAGAAAAATCAAACATGATTCGAAAGTCGCTGGAAATGTTGGAACTTGGACTTAGCGAAGCACAG GTAATGATGGCCTTGTCAAATCACTTAAATGCAGTGGAATCAGAGAAGCAGAAATTGCGTGCTCAGGTTCGCCGGCTATGCCAGGAGAATCAGTGGTTGCGTGATGAACTAGCCAGTACTCAACAGAAATTACAGAAGAGTGAACAGTCTGTGGCTCAgctggaagaagaaaagaaacacttGGAATTCAtgaatcagttaaaaaaatatgATGATGATATTTCTCCATCA GAAGACAAAGACACAGATTCTACCAAAGAACCTCTGGATGACCTTTTCCCCAATGATGAAGATGACCCAGGGCAAGGAA TTCAACAGCAGCATAgcagtgctgcagcagctgctcaacAAGGTGGCTATGAAATTCCAGCAAGATTAAGGACTCTTCATAATCTGGTTATCCAGTATGCTTCCCAAGGTAGATATGAGGTTGCTGTACCCCTGTGTAAACAAGCACTTGAAGATCTGGAGAAGACTTCAGGTCATGATCATCCGGATGTTGCCACTATGCTAAACATACTTGCTTTGGTGTACAG GGACCAGAACAAATACAAAGATGCAGCAAACCTCTTGAATGATGCCTTGGCTATTCGTGAAAAGACTTTGGGCAGAGATCATCCAGCG GTGGCAGCTACCCTAAACAATCTTGCAGTGCTTTATGGTAAACGAGGAAAGTACAAGGAGGCAGAACCTTTGTGTAAGAGAGCTTTGGAGATCAGAGAAAAG GTCCTGGGGAAGGATCACCCAGATGTTGCCAAACAGTTAAATAACCTGGCCTTACTGTGTCAGAATCAGGGTAAATATGAAGAGGTGGAGTACTACTATCAAAGGGCACTTGAGATCTACCAAACTAAACTAGGACCAGATGACCCAAATGTAGCAAAAACAAAGAATAATCTG gCATCCTGCTATTTGAAACAGGGAAAATTTAAGCAAGCAGAAACTTTATACAAAGAGATTCTTACTCGTGCACATGAAAGGGAATTTGGCTCTGTAGATG ATGAAAATAAACCCATCTGGATGCATGctgaggagagagaagaatgcaAA GGAAAGCAAAAAGATGGCTCGTCCTTTGGAGAGTATGGTGGTTGGTACAAAGCTTGCAAAGTTGATAG tccaACAGTAACAACTACCTTAAAGAACCTTGGAGCACTTTACAAACGTCAAGGCAAGTTTGAAGCTGCTGAAACATTAGAAGAGGCAGCAATGAGGTCTCGTAAGCAG
- the KLC1 gene encoding kinesin light chain 1 isoform X7 translates to MYDNMSTMVYLKEEKLEKLTQDEIISKTKQVIQGLEALKNEHNSILQSLLETLKCLKKDDETNLVEEKSNMIRKSLEMLELGLSEAQVMMALSNHLNAVESEKQKLRAQVRRLCQENQWLRDELASTQQKLQKSEQSVAQLEEEKKHLEFMNQLKKYDDDISPSEDKDTDSTKEPLDDLFPNDEDDPGQGIQQQHSSAAAAAQQGGYEIPARLRTLHNLVIQYASQGRYEVAVPLCKQALEDLEKTSGHDHPDVATMLNILALVYRDQNKYKDAANLLNDALAIREKTLGRDHPAVAATLNNLAVLYGKRGKYKEAEPLCKRALEIREKVLGKDHPDVAKQLNNLALLCQNQGKYEEVEYYYQRALEIYQTKLGPDDPNVAKTKNNLASCYLKQGKFKQAETLYKEILTRAHEREFGSVDDENKPIWMHAEEREECKGKQKDGSSFGEYGGWYKACKVDSPTVTTTLKNLGALYKRQGKFEAAETLEEAAMRSRKQGLDNVHKQRVAEVLNDPESIEKRRSRESLNVDVVKYESGPDGGEEA, encoded by the exons ATGTATGACAATATGTCCACAATGGTGTATCTAAAGGAAGAGAAGTTGGAGAAGCTTACTCAAGATGAAATAATTTCTAAAACTAAGCAGGTGATTCAGGGACTAGAGGCACTGAAGAATGaacacaattccattttgcagagCTTACTTGAGACATTGAAATGTTTGAAGAAAGATGATGAAACTAATCTGGTGGAAGAAAAATCAAACATGATTCGAAAGTCGCTGGAAATGTTGGAACTTGGACTTAGCGAAGCACAG GTAATGATGGCCTTGTCAAATCACTTAAATGCAGTGGAATCAGAGAAGCAGAAATTGCGTGCTCAGGTTCGCCGGCTATGCCAGGAGAATCAGTGGTTGCGTGATGAACTAGCCAGTACTCAACAGAAATTACAGAAGAGTGAACAGTCTGTGGCTCAgctggaagaagaaaagaaacacttGGAATTCAtgaatcagttaaaaaaatatgATGATGATATTTCTCCATCA GAAGACAAAGACACAGATTCTACCAAAGAACCTCTGGATGACCTTTTCCCCAATGATGAAGATGACCCAGGGCAAGGAA TTCAACAGCAGCATAgcagtgctgcagcagctgctcaacAAGGTGGCTATGAAATTCCAGCAAGATTAAGGACTCTTCATAATCTGGTTATCCAGTATGCTTCCCAAGGTAGATATGAGGTTGCTGTACCCCTGTGTAAACAAGCACTTGAAGATCTGGAGAAGACTTCAGGTCATGATCATCCGGATGTTGCCACTATGCTAAACATACTTGCTTTGGTGTACAG GGACCAGAACAAATACAAAGATGCAGCAAACCTCTTGAATGATGCCTTGGCTATTCGTGAAAAGACTTTGGGCAGAGATCATCCAGCG GTGGCAGCTACCCTAAACAATCTTGCAGTGCTTTATGGTAAACGAGGAAAGTACAAGGAGGCAGAACCTTTGTGTAAGAGAGCTTTGGAGATCAGAGAAAAG GTCCTGGGGAAGGATCACCCAGATGTTGCCAAACAGTTAAATAACCTGGCCTTACTGTGTCAGAATCAGGGTAAATATGAAGAGGTGGAGTACTACTATCAAAGGGCACTTGAGATCTACCAAACTAAACTAGGACCAGATGACCCAAATGTAGCAAAAACAAAGAATAATCTG gCATCCTGCTATTTGAAACAGGGAAAATTTAAGCAAGCAGAAACTTTATACAAAGAGATTCTTACTCGTGCACATGAAAGGGAATTTGGCTCTGTAGATG ATGAAAATAAACCCATCTGGATGCATGctgaggagagagaagaatgcaAA GGAAAGCAAAAAGATGGCTCGTCCTTTGGAGAGTATGGTGGTTGGTACAAAGCTTGCAAAGTTGATAG tccaACAGTAACAACTACCTTAAAGAACCTTGGAGCACTTTACAAACGTCAAGGCAAGTTTGAAGCTGCTGAAACATTAGAAGAGGCAGCAATGAGGTCTCGTAAGCAG
- the KLC1 gene encoding kinesin light chain 1 isoform X6: MYDNMSTMVYLKEEKLEKLTQDEIISKTKQVIQGLEALKNEHNSILQSLLETLKCLKKDDETNLVEEKSNMIRKSLEMLELGLSEAQVMMALSNHLNAVESEKQKLRAQVRRLCQENQWLRDELASTQQKLQKSEQSVAQLEEEKKHLEFMNQLKKYDDDISPSEDKDTDSTKEPLDDLFPNDEDDPGQGIQQQHSSAAAAAQQGGYEIPARLRTLHNLVIQYASQGRYEVAVPLCKQALEDLEKTSGHDHPDVATMLNILALVYRDQNKYKDAANLLNDALAIREKTLGRDHPAVAATLNNLAVLYGKRGKYKEAEPLCKRALEIREKVLGKDHPDVAKQLNNLALLCQNQGKYEEVEYYYQRALEIYQTKLGPDDPNVAKTKNNLASCYLKQGKFKQAETLYKEILTRAHEREFGSVDDENKPIWMHAEEREECKGKQKDGSSFGEYGGWYKACKVDSPTVTTTLKNLGALYKRQGKFEAAETLEEAAMRSRKQGLDNVHKQRVAEVLNDPESIEKRRSRESLNVDVVKYESGPDGGEEIFCFSDRKYY; this comes from the exons ATGTATGACAATATGTCCACAATGGTGTATCTAAAGGAAGAGAAGTTGGAGAAGCTTACTCAAGATGAAATAATTTCTAAAACTAAGCAGGTGATTCAGGGACTAGAGGCACTGAAGAATGaacacaattccattttgcagagCTTACTTGAGACATTGAAATGTTTGAAGAAAGATGATGAAACTAATCTGGTGGAAGAAAAATCAAACATGATTCGAAAGTCGCTGGAAATGTTGGAACTTGGACTTAGCGAAGCACAG GTAATGATGGCCTTGTCAAATCACTTAAATGCAGTGGAATCAGAGAAGCAGAAATTGCGTGCTCAGGTTCGCCGGCTATGCCAGGAGAATCAGTGGTTGCGTGATGAACTAGCCAGTACTCAACAGAAATTACAGAAGAGTGAACAGTCTGTGGCTCAgctggaagaagaaaagaaacacttGGAATTCAtgaatcagttaaaaaaatatgATGATGATATTTCTCCATCA GAAGACAAAGACACAGATTCTACCAAAGAACCTCTGGATGACCTTTTCCCCAATGATGAAGATGACCCAGGGCAAGGAA TTCAACAGCAGCATAgcagtgctgcagcagctgctcaacAAGGTGGCTATGAAATTCCAGCAAGATTAAGGACTCTTCATAATCTGGTTATCCAGTATGCTTCCCAAGGTAGATATGAGGTTGCTGTACCCCTGTGTAAACAAGCACTTGAAGATCTGGAGAAGACTTCAGGTCATGATCATCCGGATGTTGCCACTATGCTAAACATACTTGCTTTGGTGTACAG GGACCAGAACAAATACAAAGATGCAGCAAACCTCTTGAATGATGCCTTGGCTATTCGTGAAAAGACTTTGGGCAGAGATCATCCAGCG GTGGCAGCTACCCTAAACAATCTTGCAGTGCTTTATGGTAAACGAGGAAAGTACAAGGAGGCAGAACCTTTGTGTAAGAGAGCTTTGGAGATCAGAGAAAAG GTCCTGGGGAAGGATCACCCAGATGTTGCCAAACAGTTAAATAACCTGGCCTTACTGTGTCAGAATCAGGGTAAATATGAAGAGGTGGAGTACTACTATCAAAGGGCACTTGAGATCTACCAAACTAAACTAGGACCAGATGACCCAAATGTAGCAAAAACAAAGAATAATCTG gCATCCTGCTATTTGAAACAGGGAAAATTTAAGCAAGCAGAAACTTTATACAAAGAGATTCTTACTCGTGCACATGAAAGGGAATTTGGCTCTGTAGATG ATGAAAATAAACCCATCTGGATGCATGctgaggagagagaagaatgcaAA GGAAAGCAAAAAGATGGCTCGTCCTTTGGAGAGTATGGTGGTTGGTACAAAGCTTGCAAAGTTGATAG tccaACAGTAACAACTACCTTAAAGAACCTTGGAGCACTTTACAAACGTCAAGGCAAGTTTGAAGCTGCTGAAACATTAGAAGAGGCAGCAATGAGGTCTCGTAAGCAG
- the KLC1 gene encoding kinesin light chain 1 isoform X8, translated as MYDNMSTMVYLKEEKLEKLTQDEIISKTKQVIQGLEALKNEHNSILQSLLETLKCLKKDDETNLVEEKSNMIRKSLEMLELGLSEAQVMMALSNHLNAVESEKQKLRAQVRRLCQENQWLRDELASTQQKLQKSEQSVAQLEEEKKHLEFMNQLKKYDDDISPSEDKDTDSTKEPLDDLFPNDEDDPGQGIQQQHSSAAAAAQQGGYEIPARLRTLHNLVIQYASQGRYEVAVPLCKQALEDLEKTSGHDHPDVATMLNILALVYRDQNKYKDAANLLNDALAIREKTLGRDHPAVAATLNNLAVLYGKRGKYKEAEPLCKRALEIREKVLGKDHPDVAKQLNNLALLCQNQGKYEEVEYYYQRALEIYQTKLGPDDPNVAKTKNNLASCYLKQGKFKQAETLYKEILTRAHEREFGSVDDENKPIWMHAEEREECKGKQKDGSSFGEYGGWYKACKVDSPTVTTTLKNLGALYKRQGKFEAAETLEEAAMRSRKQVDDTGNWWNTKCSEVPLCVQENSSW; from the exons ATGTATGACAATATGTCCACAATGGTGTATCTAAAGGAAGAGAAGTTGGAGAAGCTTACTCAAGATGAAATAATTTCTAAAACTAAGCAGGTGATTCAGGGACTAGAGGCACTGAAGAATGaacacaattccattttgcagagCTTACTTGAGACATTGAAATGTTTGAAGAAAGATGATGAAACTAATCTGGTGGAAGAAAAATCAAACATGATTCGAAAGTCGCTGGAAATGTTGGAACTTGGACTTAGCGAAGCACAG GTAATGATGGCCTTGTCAAATCACTTAAATGCAGTGGAATCAGAGAAGCAGAAATTGCGTGCTCAGGTTCGCCGGCTATGCCAGGAGAATCAGTGGTTGCGTGATGAACTAGCCAGTACTCAACAGAAATTACAGAAGAGTGAACAGTCTGTGGCTCAgctggaagaagaaaagaaacacttGGAATTCAtgaatcagttaaaaaaatatgATGATGATATTTCTCCATCA GAAGACAAAGACACAGATTCTACCAAAGAACCTCTGGATGACCTTTTCCCCAATGATGAAGATGACCCAGGGCAAGGAA TTCAACAGCAGCATAgcagtgctgcagcagctgctcaacAAGGTGGCTATGAAATTCCAGCAAGATTAAGGACTCTTCATAATCTGGTTATCCAGTATGCTTCCCAAGGTAGATATGAGGTTGCTGTACCCCTGTGTAAACAAGCACTTGAAGATCTGGAGAAGACTTCAGGTCATGATCATCCGGATGTTGCCACTATGCTAAACATACTTGCTTTGGTGTACAG GGACCAGAACAAATACAAAGATGCAGCAAACCTCTTGAATGATGCCTTGGCTATTCGTGAAAAGACTTTGGGCAGAGATCATCCAGCG GTGGCAGCTACCCTAAACAATCTTGCAGTGCTTTATGGTAAACGAGGAAAGTACAAGGAGGCAGAACCTTTGTGTAAGAGAGCTTTGGAGATCAGAGAAAAG GTCCTGGGGAAGGATCACCCAGATGTTGCCAAACAGTTAAATAACCTGGCCTTACTGTGTCAGAATCAGGGTAAATATGAAGAGGTGGAGTACTACTATCAAAGGGCACTTGAGATCTACCAAACTAAACTAGGACCAGATGACCCAAATGTAGCAAAAACAAAGAATAATCTG gCATCCTGCTATTTGAAACAGGGAAAATTTAAGCAAGCAGAAACTTTATACAAAGAGATTCTTACTCGTGCACATGAAAGGGAATTTGGCTCTGTAGATG ATGAAAATAAACCCATCTGGATGCATGctgaggagagagaagaatgcaAA GGAAAGCAAAAAGATGGCTCGTCCTTTGGAGAGTATGGTGGTTGGTACAAAGCTTGCAAAGTTGATAG tccaACAGTAACAACTACCTTAAAGAACCTTGGAGCACTTTACAAACGTCAAGGCAAGTTTGAAGCTGCTGAAACATTAGAAGAGGCAGCAATGAGGTCTCGTAAGCAG GTTGATGATACCGGGAACTGGTGGAACACTAAGTGTTCTGAGGTGCCTCTGTGTGTGCAGGAGAACAGCAGCTGGTAA
- the KLC1 gene encoding kinesin light chain 1 isoform X9: MYDNMSTMVYLKEEKLEKLTQDEIISKTKQVIQGLEALKNEHNSILQSLLETLKCLKKDDETNLVEEKSNMIRKSLEMLELGLSEAQVMMALSNHLNAVESEKQKLRAQVRRLCQENQWLRDELASTQQKLQKSEQSVAQLEEEKKHLEFMNQLKKYDDDISPSEDKDTDSTKEPLDDLFPNDEDDPGQGIQQQHSSAAAAAQQGGYEIPARLRTLHNLVIQYASQGRYEVAVPLCKQALEDLEKTSGHDHPDVATMLNILALVYRDQNKYKDAANLLNDALAIREKTLGRDHPAVAATLNNLAVLYGKRGKYKEAEPLCKRALEIREKVLGKDHPDVAKQLNNLALLCQNQGKYEEVEYYYQRALEIYQTKLGPDDPNVAKTKNNLASCYLKQGKFKQAETLYKEILTRAHEREFGSVDDENKPIWMHAEEREECKGKQKDGSSFGEYGGWYKACKVDSPTVTTTLKNLGALYKRQGKFEAAETLEEAAMRSRKQVDDTGNWWNTKCSEVPLCVQENSS, encoded by the exons ATGTATGACAATATGTCCACAATGGTGTATCTAAAGGAAGAGAAGTTGGAGAAGCTTACTCAAGATGAAATAATTTCTAAAACTAAGCAGGTGATTCAGGGACTAGAGGCACTGAAGAATGaacacaattccattttgcagagCTTACTTGAGACATTGAAATGTTTGAAGAAAGATGATGAAACTAATCTGGTGGAAGAAAAATCAAACATGATTCGAAAGTCGCTGGAAATGTTGGAACTTGGACTTAGCGAAGCACAG GTAATGATGGCCTTGTCAAATCACTTAAATGCAGTGGAATCAGAGAAGCAGAAATTGCGTGCTCAGGTTCGCCGGCTATGCCAGGAGAATCAGTGGTTGCGTGATGAACTAGCCAGTACTCAACAGAAATTACAGAAGAGTGAACAGTCTGTGGCTCAgctggaagaagaaaagaaacacttGGAATTCAtgaatcagttaaaaaaatatgATGATGATATTTCTCCATCA GAAGACAAAGACACAGATTCTACCAAAGAACCTCTGGATGACCTTTTCCCCAATGATGAAGATGACCCAGGGCAAGGAA TTCAACAGCAGCATAgcagtgctgcagcagctgctcaacAAGGTGGCTATGAAATTCCAGCAAGATTAAGGACTCTTCATAATCTGGTTATCCAGTATGCTTCCCAAGGTAGATATGAGGTTGCTGTACCCCTGTGTAAACAAGCACTTGAAGATCTGGAGAAGACTTCAGGTCATGATCATCCGGATGTTGCCACTATGCTAAACATACTTGCTTTGGTGTACAG GGACCAGAACAAATACAAAGATGCAGCAAACCTCTTGAATGATGCCTTGGCTATTCGTGAAAAGACTTTGGGCAGAGATCATCCAGCG GTGGCAGCTACCCTAAACAATCTTGCAGTGCTTTATGGTAAACGAGGAAAGTACAAGGAGGCAGAACCTTTGTGTAAGAGAGCTTTGGAGATCAGAGAAAAG GTCCTGGGGAAGGATCACCCAGATGTTGCCAAACAGTTAAATAACCTGGCCTTACTGTGTCAGAATCAGGGTAAATATGAAGAGGTGGAGTACTACTATCAAAGGGCACTTGAGATCTACCAAACTAAACTAGGACCAGATGACCCAAATGTAGCAAAAACAAAGAATAATCTG gCATCCTGCTATTTGAAACAGGGAAAATTTAAGCAAGCAGAAACTTTATACAAAGAGATTCTTACTCGTGCACATGAAAGGGAATTTGGCTCTGTAGATG ATGAAAATAAACCCATCTGGATGCATGctgaggagagagaagaatgcaAA GGAAAGCAAAAAGATGGCTCGTCCTTTGGAGAGTATGGTGGTTGGTACAAAGCTTGCAAAGTTGATAG tccaACAGTAACAACTACCTTAAAGAACCTTGGAGCACTTTACAAACGTCAAGGCAAGTTTGAAGCTGCTGAAACATTAGAAGAGGCAGCAATGAGGTCTCGTAAGCAG GTTGATGATACCGGGAACTGGTGGAACACTAAGTGTTCTGAGGTGCCTCTGTGTGTGCAGGAGAACAGCAGCTG A